A genome region from Geodermatophilus bullaregiensis includes the following:
- a CDS encoding site-specific integrase: MPRPPLAVGTFGKVNFLALGKGRIRAQVSFRDFDGRRRSVTRFGRTKAEAERRLRAALRDRDSAPDEGKSADSRLATVATASLLEVDDSDLAAGTKRLYRFAVQNYVLPGIGQLRLREITVSSVDRLLTAVRTSHGAGAAKSTRSVLSGILAEAVRRGALPTNPVREVASRRSHRRPAAGPRALTVDEVRQLRERLGADEEAARLDLPDLIEFMLGTGVRIGEACAVRWAAVDLDAATLRVEATLIRVPGRGLAIQEAPKTTAGRRTIALPTFIVDLLRHRQAWVPAADGSAVVFHSPTGRLRDPHNTSSNLRQALDRAGFDWVTSHVFRKTVATRLDEAGLSARQIADHLGHNRPSLTQDV, translated from the coding sequence ATGCCGAGGCCGCCGCTGGCCGTGGGGACCTTCGGCAAGGTCAACTTCCTCGCCCTGGGCAAGGGCCGGATTCGGGCACAGGTCAGCTTCCGCGACTTCGACGGCCGCCGCCGGTCGGTCACCCGCTTCGGGCGGACCAAGGCCGAGGCGGAGCGCCGCCTGCGGGCCGCGCTGCGCGACCGGGACAGCGCCCCGGACGAGGGCAAGAGCGCGGACAGCCGACTCGCAACCGTGGCGACCGCGTCGCTCTTGGAGGTCGACGACAGCGACCTGGCCGCCGGCACCAAGCGGCTGTACCGCTTCGCCGTCCAGAACTACGTCCTCCCGGGCATCGGTCAGCTCCGGCTGCGGGAGATCACCGTGTCCTCCGTCGACCGGCTGCTGACCGCCGTCCGCACGAGCCACGGCGCTGGCGCCGCCAAGTCCACGCGGTCCGTGCTGTCCGGCATCCTCGCGGAGGCCGTTCGTCGCGGAGCGCTGCCAACCAACCCGGTGCGCGAGGTCGCGTCCCGCCGGTCCCACCGCCGGCCTGCGGCGGGACCGCGCGCCTTGACGGTCGACGAGGTGCGCCAGCTGCGGGAGCGGCTCGGCGCCGACGAGGAGGCGGCCAGGCTCGACCTCCCGGACCTGATCGAGTTCATGCTCGGCACCGGCGTGCGCATCGGCGAGGCGTGCGCGGTCCGCTGGGCCGCCGTCGACCTGGATGCGGCGACGCTGCGCGTCGAGGCGACGCTGATCCGCGTGCCCGGCCGCGGGCTGGCCATCCAAGAGGCTCCGAAGACCACCGCCGGCCGGCGCACGATCGCCCTGCCGACCTTCATCGTGGACCTGCTCCGCCACCGCCAGGCGTGGGTGCCAGCGGCGGACGGCTCGGCGGTGGTCTTCCACAGCCCGACCGGCCGGCTGCGGGATCCGCACAACACCAGCAGCAACCTGCGCCAGGCCCTCGACCGGGCCGGCTTCGACTGGGTGACCTCGCACGTCTTCCGCAAGACGGTGGCGACGCGGCTCGACGAGGCGGGGCTGTCGGCCCGCCAGATCGCCGACCACCTCGGCCACAACCGGCCGAGCCTGACCCAGGACGTCTAG
- a CDS encoding helix-turn-helix domain-containing protein: MTDNSRDASVTALLTLTEAAAVLRTPVATLRYWRHLGIGPAGFRLGRRVLYRRDDLDRWVEDQRTAQAVDPLQS, encoded by the coding sequence ATGACCGACAACTCGCGAGACGCATCTGTAACAGCGCTGCTGACCCTCACCGAGGCGGCCGCCGTTCTCCGCACACCCGTGGCCACATTGCGCTATTGGCGGCATCTCGGCATCGGGCCCGCCGGATTCCGCCTGGGTCGGCGCGTGCTGTACCGCCGCGACGACCTCGACCGGTGGGTCGAGGACCAACGCACCGCTCAGGCGGTCGACCCGCTTCAGAGCTGA
- a CDS encoding IS110 family transposase → MEVVYERVAGLDIGKATLTVCVRTPGPRGRRSETRTFPTTTRALEVMRDWLVERGVTIAAMESTSTYWKPAFYCLEEVLEVWLCNAAHIKAVRRPKTDVRDAEWIAQLLEVGLIRPSFVPPPEIRRLRMLTRYRVQLMGDRTREVTRLELMLEDASIKLSSVAASLTSVSARAMLTAMIAGERDPQVLAQLAKGKMRIKIPQLVEALTGHFTEEHARLARTMLRRLELIETALTELDAVIDQACRPWAHQLELLQTIPGVGPKVAQVILAETGGDMSRFPSAAHLASWAGLAPGVFESAGKRRQPEAQHGNKWLTAMLVEAAGSVGRMKGRNYLSAQFARLTARRGMGRAAVAVAHSILVSAYYILSRDEPYSDLGADWLARRHDQAHARRLVAQLERLGHTVVLDPAA, encoded by the coding sequence ATGGAGGTCGTTTACGAGCGGGTCGCCGGGCTGGACATCGGCAAGGCGACGTTGACCGTCTGCGTGCGCACGCCGGGCCCGCGGGGCCGGCGCAGTGAGACGCGGACGTTTCCCACCACCACCCGCGCGCTGGAGGTGATGCGGGACTGGCTGGTCGAGCGCGGGGTGACGATCGCGGCGATGGAGTCGACCTCGACGTACTGGAAGCCGGCGTTCTACTGCCTGGAGGAGGTGCTGGAGGTCTGGCTGTGCAACGCCGCGCACATCAAGGCAGTGCGCCGGCCCAAGACCGACGTCCGCGACGCGGAGTGGATCGCCCAGCTGCTGGAGGTCGGGCTGATCCGCCCGTCGTTCGTGCCCCCGCCGGAGATCCGCCGGCTGCGGATGCTGACCCGCTACCGGGTGCAGCTGATGGGCGACCGCACCCGGGAGGTGACCCGGCTGGAGCTGATGCTGGAGGACGCCAGCATCAAGCTGTCCTCGGTGGCGGCCAGCCTGACCAGCGTCTCGGCCCGGGCCATGCTGACCGCGATGATCGCCGGCGAGCGGGATCCGCAGGTGCTCGCGCAGCTGGCGAAGGGCAAGATGCGGATCAAGATCCCGCAGCTGGTGGAGGCGCTGACCGGGCACTTCACCGAGGAACACGCCCGGCTGGCGCGCACCATGCTGCGCCGGCTGGAACTGATCGAGACCGCGCTCACCGAACTCGACGCGGTGATCGACCAGGCCTGCCGGCCCTGGGCGCACCAGCTGGAACTGCTGCAGACCATTCCCGGAGTGGGGCCGAAGGTGGCCCAGGTGATCCTGGCCGAGACCGGCGGGGACATGTCCCGCTTTCCCTCCGCGGCGCATCTGGCCTCCTGGGCCGGGCTGGCGCCGGGGGTCTTCGAGTCGGCCGGCAAGCGCCGCCAGCCCGAGGCGCAGCACGGCAACAAGTGGCTGACCGCGATGCTGGTCGAGGCCGCCGGCTCGGTCGGGCGGATGAAAGGCCGCAACTACCTGTCGGCTCAGTTCGCCCGGCTGACGGCCCGCCGCGGCATGGGCCGGGCGGCGGTCGCGGTCGCCCACTCCATCCTGGTCTCGGCCTACTACATCCTCTCCCGCGACGAGCCCTACTCCGACCTGGGCGCGGACTGGCTGGCCCGCCGTCACGACCAGGCGCACGCCCGCCGGCTGGTCGCCCAACTGGAGCGCCTCGGTCACACCGTGGTCCTCGACCCGGCCGCCTGA
- a CDS encoding SDR family oxidoreductase — protein MPSLNGAVVLVTGANGGIGTHFVHQALEHGAAKVFATARSPRTWDDDRIVPLPLDVTSPASIQAAADVAPDVTVLINNAGVSTSSPRILTQTDEEIRTSVETNFLGPLFLARAFAPILTSKDESTLVHVHSLLSWYAVAGIYSATKAALWSATNSLRLELAPHGVHVVGVHVGYVDTPMAAHAPEPKTQPADLVRTVFDAVEAGQYEVLADEGSVRAKAGLSLPVEKVYPQLRATTA, from the coding sequence ATGCCCTCACTCAACGGAGCCGTCGTCCTCGTCACCGGAGCCAACGGCGGCATCGGAACCCATTTCGTCCACCAAGCCCTGGAGCATGGTGCCGCGAAGGTCTTCGCCACCGCCCGCAGCCCCCGCACCTGGGACGACGATCGCATCGTGCCGCTGCCCCTCGACGTCACGAGTCCCGCGTCCATCCAGGCCGCCGCCGACGTCGCCCCGGACGTGACCGTTCTGATCAACAACGCGGGCGTCTCCACGTCCAGCCCCCGGATCCTCACCCAGACCGACGAGGAAATCCGCACCAGCGTCGAGACCAACTTCCTCGGCCCGCTGTTCCTGGCCCGCGCCTTCGCCCCGATCCTGACGAGCAAGGACGAGTCGACCCTCGTCCACGTGCACTCGCTGCTGAGCTGGTACGCCGTCGCCGGGATCTATAGCGCCACCAAGGCGGCGCTGTGGTCGGCGACCAACTCGCTGCGCCTGGAACTCGCCCCGCACGGCGTGCACGTGGTCGGCGTCCACGTCGGCTACGTCGACACTCCCATGGCGGCGCACGCGCCCGAGCCGAAGACGCAGCCTGCGGACCTCGTGCGCACCGTCTTCGACGCCGTCGAGGCCGGACAGTACGAGGTCCTCGCCGACGAAGGCTCTGTTCGGGCCAAGGCCGGACTCAGTCTCCCGGTGGAAAAGGTCTACCCGCAGTTGAGGGCCACGACCGCCTGA
- a CDS encoding NADP-dependent oxidoreductase: protein MVTKYGEDGVQLADVPTPSPGSNDVLVEVRAASINPLDKMVRDGEFKQLLKYKPPFPLGHDVAGVITTVGECVQDFKVGDEIYSRPRDLRIGTFAEFIVIDQADVALKPTSLSLEEAAAVPLVALAAWQALVDVAKVQPEQKVLVHAGAGGLGSTVVQVAKYLGAYVATTARTKDADKVRDLGADEVVDFTQKDFADVLSGYDVVLDSLGGTNLEKSLTVLKRGGIAISVIGPPDPAFAAQLGQPILAPVMALLSRKVRKRAKHLGVRYSFFFMRANGAQLEELATLYDSGTLRPVLDRTFPFEETLEAMAYVEQGRANGKIVVTR from the coding sequence GTGGTGACCAAGTATGGCGAGGATGGGGTCCAGCTCGCGGACGTGCCCACCCCGAGCCCGGGGAGCAACGACGTCCTCGTAGAGGTTCGCGCAGCGAGCATCAACCCGCTGGACAAGATGGTCCGCGACGGCGAGTTCAAGCAACTCCTGAAGTACAAGCCTCCCTTTCCGCTCGGTCACGACGTCGCCGGTGTCATCACGACGGTGGGCGAATGCGTGCAGGACTTCAAGGTCGGCGACGAGATCTACTCCCGGCCCCGCGACCTGCGCATCGGCACGTTCGCCGAGTTCATCGTGATCGATCAGGCTGACGTCGCGCTCAAGCCCACGTCGCTGTCGCTCGAGGAGGCAGCCGCAGTGCCGCTGGTTGCTCTCGCCGCGTGGCAGGCTCTCGTCGATGTGGCCAAGGTGCAGCCGGAGCAGAAGGTGCTGGTCCACGCGGGCGCCGGGGGGCTGGGCTCGACGGTGGTGCAGGTCGCCAAGTACCTCGGCGCCTACGTGGCGACTACCGCACGCACCAAGGACGCCGACAAGGTCCGCGACCTAGGCGCCGATGAGGTCGTGGACTTCACGCAGAAGGACTTCGCCGATGTCCTGAGCGGGTACGACGTCGTGCTCGACTCACTCGGCGGAACCAACCTCGAGAAGTCCCTCACCGTGCTCAAGCGGGGTGGAATCGCGATCAGCGTCATCGGCCCGCCCGACCCAGCATTCGCCGCTCAGCTCGGACAGCCGATCCTGGCCCCGGTGATGGCGCTGCTGAGCCGCAAGGTGCGCAAGCGAGCAAAGCACCTGGGCGTGCGGTACTCGTTCTTCTTCATGAGGGCGAACGGCGCGCAACTCGAGGAACTGGCCACGCTGTACGACAGCGGCACGCTGCGGCCGGTGCTCGACCGCACCTTCCCCTTCGAGGAGACCCTCGAGGCCATGGCCTACGTCGAGCAAGGCCGGGCCAACGGCAAGATCGTCGTCACACGCTGA
- a CDS encoding winged helix-turn-helix transcriptional regulator codes for MTPVIHLAGRLRSRDAWSADACAMARALGVVSTKSAMLVLREAFYGATRFDEFVARTGASEPVVAARLRELVAERLLERVEYRNPGERTRKGYRLTEKGADVFPVLAALMQWGERWLGEQSSGVRLQHHGCGEPVAVELRCAAGHGVTSGELDLAVDRSSPRSPHAPNDPSSPARTDHR; via the coding sequence ATGACGCCTGTTATCCATCTGGCGGGCCGCCTCAGGTCTCGCGACGCCTGGAGCGCCGATGCCTGCGCCATGGCCCGAGCGCTCGGCGTCGTCAGCACGAAGTCGGCGATGCTCGTTCTGCGCGAGGCCTTCTACGGCGCGACGCGGTTCGACGAGTTCGTCGCGCGCACGGGCGCCAGCGAGCCCGTCGTCGCGGCGAGGCTGCGCGAGCTCGTCGCCGAGCGGCTTCTCGAGCGCGTCGAGTACCGCAACCCTGGGGAGCGCACGCGGAAGGGCTACCGGCTGACCGAGAAGGGGGCCGACGTCTTCCCGGTGCTTGCCGCGCTCATGCAGTGGGGCGAGCGCTGGCTGGGCGAGCAGAGCAGCGGCGTGCGCCTGCAGCACCATGGCTGTGGCGAGCCCGTCGCCGTTGAGCTGCGCTGCGCGGCCGGCCACGGCGTGACGAGCGGCGAGCTCGACCTGGCCGTCGACCGCAGCTCGCCGCGCTCGCCGCACGCCCCCAATGACCCCAGCTCGCCGGCCCGGACGGACCACCGATGA
- a CDS encoding DHA2 family efflux MFS transporter permease subunit — protein sequence MTFLAQLRRRDASPSLVLLVVCAGVVLASLDLFIVNVALPELADDLDAPLSSLSWVLNGYAIAFASLLVLFGRLAERRSRELSFLAGVLLFTLASAACGLATSVESLVAFRVVQGAGAALLTAASLGLVLATAPEERRHSSVRAWTAVGGLAAALGPVVGGLLVAVDWRWIFFVNVPIGLAALYVGWRRLPHVPGHPVPRPDALGAGLLSAGVAGLTLALVRGEDWGWGSTATLTTLGISVALLAVFVGHCMRARNPLVEPELFRAGGFAGSSIVMTLFSMSFGAMLLSLVLWMQDVWGWSALATGLAIAPGPLMVPLFSFLVAGRLIARFGPAPVVTAGTAIFAAGLVWWAAAAQVEPDYVGSLLGGVLVTGVGVGLTLPTLMATAAASLPPRAFATGSAVVNMLRQVGVALGVALLVALLGTPTSSTAALTAFRTGWLVLAAIALVAAVVAAVVLRARAEAPALEVLPTVPPVR from the coding sequence GTGACCTTCTTGGCCCAGCTCCGGCGCCGTGACGCCTCGCCTTCGTTGGTCCTCTTGGTGGTGTGCGCCGGCGTGGTGCTCGCCAGCCTCGACCTGTTCATCGTCAACGTCGCCCTGCCCGAGCTGGCGGACGACCTCGACGCGCCGCTCTCGAGCCTGTCGTGGGTGCTGAACGGCTACGCGATCGCCTTCGCGTCTCTGCTCGTACTGTTCGGGCGGCTAGCTGAGCGGCGCAGCCGCGAGCTCAGCTTCCTCGCGGGCGTGTTGCTCTTCACCCTCGCCTCGGCCGCATGCGGCCTGGCGACGAGCGTCGAGTCCCTCGTTGCGTTCCGAGTCGTTCAGGGCGCGGGCGCCGCACTGCTCACCGCTGCGTCCCTGGGCCTCGTCCTCGCCACCGCGCCGGAGGAGCGCCGCCACTCCTCCGTTCGGGCGTGGACCGCGGTTGGCGGCCTGGCGGCGGCGCTCGGTCCCGTCGTCGGCGGCCTGCTGGTGGCTGTGGACTGGCGGTGGATCTTCTTCGTCAACGTCCCGATCGGCCTCGCCGCGCTGTACGTGGGGTGGCGACGGCTCCCACACGTGCCCGGCCATCCCGTGCCGCGGCCGGATGCGCTCGGCGCCGGGCTGCTGAGCGCCGGCGTGGCGGGACTCACCCTCGCGCTGGTCCGGGGCGAAGACTGGGGCTGGGGGTCGACCGCGACGCTGACGACGCTCGGCATATCCGTGGCGCTGCTGGCTGTCTTTGTCGGGCATTGCATGCGCGCCCGCAACCCCCTCGTCGAGCCCGAACTCTTCCGTGCCGGCGGCTTCGCGGGCTCCTCGATCGTCATGACACTGTTCTCGATGTCGTTCGGCGCAATGCTTTTGTCCCTCGTGCTGTGGATGCAGGACGTCTGGGGTTGGTCGGCGCTGGCCACCGGGCTGGCCATCGCACCGGGGCCGCTGATGGTCCCGCTCTTCTCGTTCCTCGTCGCCGGCCGGCTGATCGCGCGGTTCGGCCCGGCGCCGGTGGTGACCGCCGGCACAGCGATCTTCGCCGCCGGCCTGGTGTGGTGGGCGGCCGCAGCGCAGGTCGAGCCTGATTACGTCGGCAGCCTCCTGGGGGGAGTGCTGGTAACCGGCGTCGGCGTCGGGTTGACTCTGCCAACACTCATGGCCACGGCGGCCGCCTCGCTGCCTCCTCGGGCGTTCGCGACCGGGTCGGCCGTGGTCAACATGCTGCGCCAGGTCGGCGTGGCGCTCGGCGTGGCCCTGCTCGTCGCGCTGCTCGGCACCCCGACGTCGAGCACCGCGGCGCTGACCGCATTCCGGACCGGCTGGCTCGTGCTCGCGGCGATCGCGCTCGTCGCAGCCGTCGTCGCCGCCGTCGTGCTCCGCGCGCGGGCGGAAGCACCCGCGCTGGAGGTCCTCCCTACGGTGCCGCCCGTACGATGA
- a CDS encoding alpha/beta hydrolase family protein → MLESVTALNMGENPVPHYWEHTLWVWGQTSMDDFEKLWDRINLDGVVERIRVPYLVVHGAHDRQIPVEYAHRSYEQAVNSPKRELKVFTEREGGVEHCNLDDPMNATRFVADWVAETFGHPVR, encoded by the coding sequence ATGCTCGAGTCGGTCACCGCCCTGAACATGGGGGAGAACCCTGTTCCGCACTACTGGGAGCACACGCTCTGGGTGTGGGGCCAGACATCGATGGACGACTTCGAAAAGCTCTGGGACCGCATCAATCTCGACGGAGTCGTCGAGCGGATCCGCGTGCCGTACCTGGTCGTCCACGGTGCGCACGACCGGCAGATCCCCGTCGAGTACGCGCACCGCAGCTACGAGCAGGCGGTCAACAGCCCCAAGCGTGAGCTGAAGGTGTTCACCGAACGGGAAGGAGGCGTCGAGCACTGCAACCTCGACGACCCGATGAACGCCACCCGGTTCGTTGCCGACTGGGTTGCCGAGACCTTTGGGCATCCTGTCCGCTGA
- a CDS encoding PIN domain-containing protein has translation MIVLYASASLALVNQEPGGEVVTRAAADDDATMSAVNYSEVLQKTARVGIAAEEIARGLDELDITVTPFGRLHARLAASFYRHRSNLSLADRCRPGRRPSGGCAKHSATAAAPRPRRCPRTAGSAMAVRWLADEAGLSARQIADHLGHSRPA, from the coding sequence GTGATCGTCCTGTATGCCTCTGCATCGCTGGCCCTGGTCAACCAAGAGCCCGGCGGGGAGGTCGTGACCCGCGCTGCTGCCGACGACGATGCCACGATGAGCGCGGTCAACTACTCCGAGGTGCTGCAGAAGACGGCCCGGGTCGGCATCGCCGCCGAGGAGATCGCCCGCGGACTCGACGAGCTGGACATCACCGTCACACCCTTCGGGCGGCTCCACGCCCGGCTCGCGGCGTCCTTCTACCGGCACCGGTCGAACCTGAGCCTGGCGGATCGATGCCGACCCGGGCGCAGGCCGAGCGGCGGCTGCGCGAAGCACTCCGCGACCGCAGCAGCGCCGAGACCCCGCCGGTGCCCACGGACAGCCGGCTCAGCGATGGCGGTCCGCTGGCTGGCCGACGAGGCCGGGCTCTCGGCTCGCCAGATCGCCGACCACCTCGGCCACAGCCGCCCAGCCTGA
- a CDS encoding response regulator, whose protein sequence is MSIRVLIADDQPIVRTGLTMLLDAQPDIDVVGAAADGREAVRLALQLRPDVGLFDIRMPLMDGIEATRRLAGPDVTDPLPIVVITTFDLDEYVHGALRAGARGFLLKDAGPALLTQAIHAAADGDALIAPSVTVRLLAAFAHAQTSPPRQPMEPLTAREEEVLVPVARGRTNNEIASELYITPSTVKAHLASLMRKLGARNRVEVAMWAHETGRI, encoded by the coding sequence ATGAGCATCAGGGTCCTCATCGCCGACGACCAGCCCATCGTGCGCACCGGGCTGACGATGCTGCTCGACGCCCAACCCGACATCGACGTGGTCGGCGCGGCCGCCGACGGGCGCGAGGCAGTCCGCCTGGCGCTCCAGCTGCGCCCCGACGTCGGCCTGTTCGACATCCGAATGCCGCTGATGGACGGCATCGAAGCCACCCGACGCCTCGCCGGCCCCGACGTCACCGACCCCCTGCCGATCGTGGTCATCACCACCTTCGACCTCGACGAGTACGTCCACGGGGCGCTCAGAGCCGGCGCCCGCGGGTTCCTGCTCAAGGACGCCGGACCCGCCCTGCTGACCCAGGCCATCCACGCCGCCGCCGACGGAGACGCACTGATCGCACCGAGCGTGACCGTCCGACTGCTCGCAGCGTTCGCTCACGCACAGACCTCACCACCGAGGCAGCCGATGGAACCGCTCACCGCTCGCGAGGAGGAAGTCCTCGTTCCTGTAGCCCGAGGCCGCACCAACAATGAGATCGCCAGCGAGCTCTACATCACCCCAAGCACCGTCAAAGCCCACCTCGCCAGCCTCATGCGAAAGCTCGGCGCCCGAAACCGCGTCGAGGTCGCCATGTGGGCCCACGAGACCGGCCGCATCTGA
- a CDS encoding sensor histidine kinase → MATNALHALWAEPRPTNAPDQGPRDWALVAVLICWSLVDVVLRQDLAPRPLLLLAVLAVLGPLPWRRTHPLVAVAVSFGTWTIVDVVRILTGSQGAPLNSMAASLILAYALFRWGSGREAAIGLGVILLWLPITTVADPTSLADKVGAYGFFLFAAALGAAVRYRTKIRIRDIDQAKAREREQLARELHDTVAHHVSGIAIQAQAGRAIAASHPERAIEALAIIEDAATRTLTELRAIVGVLRATQDTEFAPQPGVAEVEQLATDGQTRPCVEVTLSGEFDDLGPAVGAAIYRLAQESVTNARRHARHATQVTVAVTGDADQVRLTIDDDGSAAGGRAPAGYGLVGMRERASLLGGTFHAGPAAERGWRVEAVLPRTGTPR, encoded by the coding sequence ATGGCCACCAACGCACTCCACGCGCTGTGGGCCGAACCTCGACCCACGAATGCCCCGGACCAGGGGCCGCGGGACTGGGCCTTGGTCGCAGTACTGATCTGCTGGTCCCTGGTGGACGTGGTGCTTCGCCAGGACCTGGCGCCACGCCCGCTGCTGCTGCTCGCGGTGCTCGCGGTCCTCGGCCCCCTGCCGTGGCGACGCACGCACCCGCTCGTCGCGGTCGCGGTCTCCTTCGGCACGTGGACGATCGTCGACGTCGTCAGGATCCTCACCGGGTCGCAAGGCGCCCCGCTGAACAGCATGGCCGCGTCGCTGATCCTGGCCTACGCCCTGTTCCGGTGGGGCTCCGGCCGGGAAGCCGCAATCGGCCTCGGCGTCATCCTGCTCTGGCTGCCCATCACCACCGTCGCCGACCCCACCAGCCTCGCGGACAAGGTCGGCGCGTACGGGTTCTTCCTGTTCGCCGCCGCGCTCGGCGCCGCGGTCCGCTATCGCACGAAGATCCGCATCCGCGACATCGACCAAGCCAAGGCCCGCGAACGCGAACAGCTCGCGCGCGAGCTCCACGACACCGTCGCCCACCACGTGTCGGGCATCGCCATCCAGGCCCAAGCAGGACGTGCCATCGCGGCCTCCCACCCCGAGCGTGCCATCGAGGCCCTGGCCATCATCGAGGACGCAGCGACCCGCACCCTCACCGAGCTGCGCGCCATCGTCGGGGTGCTCCGCGCCACACAGGACACCGAGTTCGCGCCGCAGCCCGGCGTGGCCGAGGTCGAGCAGCTCGCCACCGATGGCCAGACGCGTCCCTGCGTCGAGGTGACGCTCTCCGGCGAGTTCGACGACCTCGGCCCGGCGGTCGGGGCCGCGATCTACCGCCTGGCCCAGGAGTCCGTCACCAACGCTCGACGGCACGCCCGCCACGCGACCCAGGTCACCGTCGCCGTCACCGGCGACGCCGACCAGGTACGGCTGACCATCGACGACGACGGCTCCGCCGCTGGCGGCCGCGCCCCAGCAGGCTACGGCCTGGTGGGCATGCGGGAACGCGCCTCACTGCTCGGCGGCACCTTCCACGCAGGCCCCGCCGCCGAGCGGGGCTGGCGGGTAGAGGCGGTCCTGCCCCGAACCGGGACGCCACGATGA